One genomic window of Monodelphis domestica isolate mMonDom1 chromosome 1, mMonDom1.pri, whole genome shotgun sequence includes the following:
- the LOC100027763 gene encoding protocadherin gamma-C4: MVPAAGRSRRVSTGRVVGVLLLLGAWDSVSALISYEIPEEREKGFRVGNVVVDLGLDLSSLWERRLSVASGAGRRFFEVNRETGELFVNERLDREELCGTLPSCTVTLELLMEKPLELQRVEVVIQDVNDNDPAFPTSGMKLEISEAMAPGARFPLESAHDPDVGINSLQTYELSVNEHFVLSVQTREDGSKYAELVLEEALDREHEGTLQLVLTALDGGTPARSASLPILITVLDANDNAPQFNHSLYRARVREDAAPGTPVVQVHATDLDEGPNGEVIYSFGSHNRARVKDLFSLDLVTGMLTVRRRLDFDDTKLYEIYIQAKDKGPNPEGAHCKVLVEVIDVNDNAPEIVVTSVYSPVPEDAIPGTVVAWLSVTDLDSGDNGLVTCEIPSGLPFSLTSSLKNYFTLTTSASLDREAVPEYNISITARDAGSPPLSAVTTLRVQVSDINDNPPQATKSSYDVYVEENNLAGIAILNLSVWDPDAPNNARLSFSLLDRGHQTGLVGRYFALHPDNGILSALLPLDYEDQREFELTAHVCDGGNPPLSTNISLNVFVTDLNDNAPQVLYPRPGRSSAQTLPRGSGANYLLTRVVGWDADAGHNAWLSYSLLGTSNQSLFAVGLRTGEVSTTRPVQDIDPAWHKLEILIKDNGEPPLSTTVTLTVSVTEVSSDARVESPSGLAPQEQNKNLTFYLLLSVILVSVGFAVTVLGVIVFRVYKWKKSKNLYSSSGSSLYRTPGPSLHVDAVRGGLMSPHLYHQVYLTTDSRRSDLLLKKPCAPSPMGSLQNTLRSCDPAFCRQVLGAESTPPVQPLKRRRSRAGAGAGKGKQVSLVAVAFCLGVGFSRALSPSRCKAFGAEMRHGVKIWAGIRPGACLLFFCQLGYVSGQIRYPVPEESKEGTFVGNIAQDFLLDAESLSARRLQVAGEANQRYFRVDLDSGALLVKDPIDREALCGLSASCVVPLEFVTEGPLEMYRAEVEIVDVNDHSPRFPRQQLDLEIGEAAPPGQRFPLEKAQDADVGSNSISSYRLSPNDYFALDVKKRSDGSLVPELLLEKPLDREKQSDYRLVLTAVDGGSPPRSGTAELKVSVLDVNDNAPTFEQSSYRISVLESAPAGTLLIQLNATDPDQGSSGNITFSFSNHTPERVRALFGLNSITGQLTLRGPLDFEVDNYYEFDVRARDGGMPAMEQHCSLRVDVLDVNDNAPQITLTSELGTLRESAEPGTVVALISVQDPDSGPNGDVSLRIPEHLPFALKSAFKNQFSLVTAAALDREVESKYEIPVTASDSGSPPLSTRRTIFLNVSDVNDNPPSFIQRSHEVFVQENNRPGDLLCSLAASDPDSGLNALISYSLLEPRGRDVLASSFISLNPQTGAVHATRSFDYEQTQTLQFEVQARDRGDPPLSSTVTVRLFVLDLNDNAPAVLRPKARQGSLCPQALPPSVGAGHLVTKVTAVDLDSGYNAWVSYQLLEAPDPSLFAVSRYAGEIRTAVPIPADLPPQKLVIVVKDNGSPPLSTSVTLLVSLEEDSHPALPDLREHSAKPQGESHLTLYLAVSLVAICFVSFGSFVALLSKCLRGTACGLRCLGGTCSCLSRSRRREGLPPSNGILRIQLGSEDPIKFVDVGGHSHGCTPLASAPSRSDSFMMVKSPSAPLAGEPVRPSCPPSDLLYGLEQAPPNTDWRFSQAQRPGTSGSQNGDEGGTWPNNQFDTEMLQAMILASANEAADGSSTLGGGAGTMGLSARYGPQFTLQHVPDYRQNVYIPGSTATLANAAGKRDGKAPAGGNGNKKKSGKKEKK, encoded by the exons ATGGTCCCAGCTGCCGGGAGGAGCCGCCGGGTCAGCACTGGGAGAGTGGTGGGAGTCCTGCTTCTGCTTGGCGCCTGGGACAGTGTTTCCGCGCTCATCAGCTATGAGATCccggaagaaagagagaaaggtttcCGAGTGGGCAACGTGGTTGTCGATCTGGGCTTGGATCTCAGCAGCCTGTGGGAGCGCAGGCTGTCTGTGGCGTCCGGAGCTGGCCGGAGATTCTTTGAGGTGAATAGGGAGACGGGGGAATTGTTCGTGAACGAAAGACTGGACAGGGAGGAACTGTGTGGGACACTCCCGTCCTGCACGGTAACTTTGGAATTGCTAATGGAGAAACCCCTGGAGCTTCAGCGAGTGGAGGTGGTGATCCAGGACGTCAACGACAACGACCCCGCTTTCCCTACCAGTGGAATGAAACTCGAAATCAGTGAGGCCATGGCCCCGGGGGCGCGATTCCCTCTCGAGAGTGCACACGATCCAGATGTGGGAATTAACTCTTTACAAACCTATGAGCTAAGTGTAAATGAACACTTTGTGCTGAGCGTGCAGACCCGGGAAGACGGTAGCAAGTACGCGGAACTAGTGCTAGAAGAAGCCCTAGACCGTGAGCACGAGGGGACCCTTCAGTTAGTGTTGACAGCTTTAGACGGAGGAACACCAGCCCGTTCTGCTAGCCTTCCCATCTTAATCACTGTGCTTGATGCCAACGACAACGCCCCCCAGTTCAATCATTCTCTGTATCGGGCGCGTGTGCGGGAGGATGCTGCCCCCGGCACTCCAGTGGTACAAGTTCATGCAACAGATCTGGACGAGGGACCAAACGGAGAAGTCATCTACTCCTTCGGCAGCCACAATAGAGCCCGAGTGAAGGACCTTTTCTCCCTAGACCTGGTGACCGGAATGCTGACAGTACGAAGGCGGCTGGACTTCGATGACACGAAGCTATATGAGATTTACATCCAGGCGAAAGATAAGGGCCCCAACCCTGAAGGGGCCCATTGCAAAGTGTTGGTTGAAGTCATAGATGTGAATGACAATGCTCCAGAGATCGTTGTCACCTCCGTGTACAGCCCAGTCCCTGAGGATGCCATCCCAGGAACTGTGGTCGCCTGGCTCAGTGTGACCGATCTGGACTCGGGGGATAATGGTCTGGTGACTTGTGAGATTCCATCTGGCCTTCCTTTTAGCCTTACTTCTTCCCTAAAAAACTACTTTACTTTGACAACCAGTGCCTCCCTGGACCGTGAAGCTGTTCCAGAGTACAACATCAGTATCACAGCCCGAGATGCAGGATCCCCGCCTCTCTCAGCAGTCACTACTCTCAGAGTCCAAGTGTCTGACATTAATGATAATCCTCCTCAAGCCACAAAGTCCTCCTATGATGTCTACGTGGAGGAGAACAACCTTGCAGGAATTGCAATCCTGAACCTTAGCGTCTGGGATCCTGACGCCCCCAACAACGCCCGTCTATCCTTCTCACTCCTAGACCGAGGTCACCAAACTGGGCTGGTGGGCAGATACTTCGCCTTGCACCCAGACAACGGCATCCTGTCCGCCCTCTTGCCTCTGGACTACGAGGATCAGCGTGAGTTTGAGCTGACCGCCCACGTCTGCGATGGGGGCAACCCACCCTTGTCAACCAACATTAGCTTGAACGTGTTTGTCACTGATCTCAATGACAATGCCCCTCAGGTGCTTTACCCGAGGCCAGGTCGGAGCTCGGCACAGACACTGCCCCGAGGCAGTGGTGCTAATTACTTGCTTACTCGCGTAGTAGGCTGGGATGCTGATGCAGGCCATAATGCTTGGCTTTCCTATAGCCTCCTAGGAACTTCAAACCAGAGCCTCTTCGCCGTAGGGCTCAGAACTGGAGAAGTCAGTACCACTCGACCAGTTCAAGACATTGACCCAGCATGGCATAAGCTTGAGATCCTGATTAAAGACAATGGAGAACCCCCTCTTTCCACCACGGTGACTCTGACAGTGTCTGTGACAGAGGTGTCTTCAGATGCCCGCGTGGAGTCCCCATCCGGTTTGGCTCCTCAGGAGCAAAATAAAAATCTCACGTTCTACCTGCTTTTGTCTGTGATCTTGGTCTCCGTGGGATTCGCAGTCACCGTGCTAGGAGTGATTGTATTTCGagtttacaaatggaaaaaatcaaAGAACCTATACAGTTCCTCAGGGAGTTCATTGTACCGAACGCCTGGGCCTTCCCTGCACGTGGATGCTGTTCGAGGAGGCCTAATGTCCCCCCACCTCTACCACCAGGTATACCTCACTACAGACTCTCGCCGTAGCGACTTGCTGCTAAAGAAGCCCTGTGCTCCAAGTCCTATGGGAAGTCTCCAGAACACCCTACGGAGCTGCGATCCCGCCTTTTGTAGGCAAGTGTTAGGTGCTGAGAGCACCCCTCCTGTCCAG CCCTTGAAGCGCCGGCGAAGCCGCGCCGGAGCTGGCGCCGGGAAAGGGAAGCAGGTGTCTCTGGTTGCCGTGGCCTTTTGTCTCGGGGTCGGCTTTTCCCGAGCCTTGAGTCCATCCAGGTGCAAAGCATTTGGGGCGGAGATGCGCCACGGGGTTAAGATCTGGGCTGGAATCCGGCCGGGGGCTTGCCTTTTGTTCTTTTGCCAGCTAGGTTACGTTTCCGGGCAGATCCGCTACCCAGTCCCCGAGGAATCGAAGGAGGGGACCTTTGTGGGAAATATTGCCCAGGATTTCCTGCTAGATGCCGAAAGCCTGTCGGCTCGTCGGTTGCAGGTCGCTGGCGAGGCGAACCAGAGGTACTTCCGCGTGGATCTGGACAGCGGAGCCCTGCTTGTCAAGGATCCCATCGATCGAGAGGCTCTCTGTGGGCTCAGTGCCAGCTGCGTTGTGCCGCTGGAGTTTGTGACTGAGGGGCCCTTGGAAATGTACCGGGCAGAGGTGGAGATCGTGGATGTGAATGACCATTCTCCTCGATTCCCTAGGCAGCAGCTAGACCTGGAGATTGGGGAGGCGGCACCCCCAGGGCAGCGCTTCCCCCTAGAGAAGGCTCAGGATGCAGACGTGGGGAGTAACTCCATCAGCAGCTACAGGCTGAGCCCTAATGATTACTTCGCCCTAGACGTGAAGAAGCGCAGTGACGGCAGTCTCGTCCCAGAGCTGCTGCTGGAAAAACCTTTGGATAGGGAGAAGCAATCGGACTACCGTCTGGTGCTGACTGCCGTCGATGGGGGCAGCCCTCCAAGGTCGGGCACCGCAGAACTCAAAGTGTCTGTATTGGACGTAAATGACAACGCCCCAACTTTCGAGCAGTCTTCTTACAGAATCAGTGTGCTTGAGAGTGCACCAGCGGGCACTTTACTCATCCAGCTCAACGCCACTGACCCCGACCAGGGTTCCAGCGGTAACATCACCTTTTCCTTCAGCAATCATACCCCAGAACGGGTTCGGGCTCTCTTTGGCCTGAACTCTATTACGGGGCAACTCACACTCCGGGGTCCCCTAGATTTTGAGGTTGACAACTACTATGAATTTGACGTGAGGGCTAGGGATGGGGGGATGCCAGCCATGGAACAGCACTGCAGTCTCCGAGTGGATGTATTGGATGTGAATGACAACGCCCCACAGATCACGCTGACCTCGGAACTGGGTACCCTTCGCGAGAGCGCTGAACCTGGCACCGTGGTGGCACTCATTAGCGTACAAGACCCAGATTCTGGGCCTAATGGTGATGTGAGCCTCCGTATCCCCGAACACCTGCCCTTTGCTCTCAAGTCAGCCTTCAAGAACCAGTTCTCCCTGGTGACTGCTGCTGCCCTGGATCGAGAGGTGGAATCCAAATATGAGATTCCAGTTACCGCCTCTGATTCGGGCTCTCCACCTCTGAGCACACGCAGGACAATTTTCCTTAATGTTTCCGACGTGAATGATAACCCACCTTCATTCATCCAGAGATCCCATGAGGTCTTCGTCCAGGAGAACAACCGCCCTGGAGATCTGCTGTGCTCTCTGGCAGCCTCGGATCCAGACTCAGGTTTAAATGCGCTCATCTCTTACTCCCTTCTGGAGCCCAGAGGTCGGGATGTCTTGGCTTCCTCATTCATCTCCCTCAATCCTCAGACCGGAGCAGTCCACGCCACCAGGTCCTTCGACTACGAGCAAACTCAGACACTGCAGTTCGAAGTACAGGCCCGAGATCGGGGCGACCCACCCCTCAGCAGCACGGTGACAGTTCGCCTCTTCGTGCTAGATCTCAATGACAATGCCCCTGCGGTACTCCGTCCCAAGGCTAGGCAAGGCTCTCTGTGCCCACAGGCACTTCCCCCATCAGTGGGAGCTGGCCATCTTGTAACCAAGGTCACTGCggtggacttggattcaggataTAATGCCTGGGTCTCCTATCAACTTCTCGAGGCCCCGGATCCTAGCCTATTTGCTGTGTCTCGCTATGCAGGCGAGATTCGGACAGCAGTTCCAATCCCAGCTGACCTTCCGCCCCAGAAGCTGGTTATAGTGGTCAAGGACAATGGGAGTCCTCCACTCTCCACCTCCGTGACACTGCTGGTGTCTCTGGAGGAAGATTCACACCCAGCTCTTCCTGATCTCCGGGAGCACTCAGCGAAGCCCCAAGGGGAGTCTCACTTGACCCTCTACCTTGCAGTATCCCTGGTAGCGATCTGCTTTGTCTCTTTCGGCTCTTTTGTGGCACTGCTCTCCAAGTGCCTGCGAGGTACAGCTTGCGGCCTGCGATGCCTTGGCGGGACCTGCTCCTGTCTCAGTCGGTCCCGAAGGAGGGAGGGGCTCCCACCTTCCAATGGCATCCTCCGAATCCAGTTGGGTTCGGAAGATCCCATCAAATTTGTGGACGTGGGCGGTCACTCTCATGGTTGCACACCCTTGGCTTCAGCACCCTCTCGGAGCGATAGCTTCATGATGGTGAAATCACCGAGTGCACCTCTGGCAGGGGAGCCTGTCCGCCCAAGCTGCCCGCCTTCCGATCTGCTCTACGGACTGGAG CAAGCTCCGCCCAACACGGACTGGCGTTTCTCTCAGGCCCAGAGACCAGGCACCAGTGG CTCCCAGAATGGTGATGAAGGAGGCACCTGGCCCAACAATCAATTTGACACGGAGATGCTGCAGGCGATGATCCTGGCTTCTGCCAATG